The genomic region GTACGAATGGTTTTTAGAAAAAGCTACTGAAATTGGTGTAGACGAAATTACGCCGGTTATCTGCGAGCATTCTGAACGTAAGGTGGTAAAACTGGATCGCTACGAGCGCGTTTTACAAAGTGCAATGAAGCAATCCCTACATTTTAGGATGCCTAAATTAAACGAACCTGTCGATTTTACAGCCTTTATAGAAAAACAGTTTGAAGCTGAAAAATTTATCGCTCACTGCGAAGACGATCAGCCAAGAGTCTTACTACAACACGCAGCCACAGCAGTAGCCGACACCTTAATTTTAATCGGACCGGAAGGAGACTTTTCTCCTGAAGAAATTAGACTGGCACTAACTAATAAATTTTCGCCCGTAAGCCTTGGCAGCAACCGTTTGCGTACCGAAACAGCAGCCATTGTAGCCTGTCACACAATAAATTTACTAAACGAAACTAAATAAACTTATGCTAAAAAAGTGCATTTTAATCTTCATTTTTATCTTTGGAATTCATGGGATGAATGCCCAAAAAATTGCACTTTTAAAATATAATGGTGGTGGCGATTGGTATGCTAATCCTACCGCCCTGCCCAATCTTATCGATTTTTGTAATACACATATCGCTACCAGCCTGGATCAAAAACCGGTCACGGTAACTCCCGGCGGTCCCGAAATTTTTATGTATCCTTTTGTTCATATGACGGGACATGGTAATGTTGTATTTTCTGAAAGTGAAGCGGAAAACCTTAGAAATTACCTTTTAGGCGGTGGATTTTTGCATATCGATGATAATTATGGGATGCGGCAATATTTGACTACAGCCCTTAAAACAGTTTTTCCTGAAAAAGAATTACAGGAACTGCCCGCTTCACATCCCATCTTCCATTCCCAATTCGAATTTAGTAAGGGCTTACCCAAAATACATGAGCACGACGGGAAACGACCCCAGGCGTTTGGTATTTTTGACAATGGTAGATTGGTGTTGCTTTTTACATTTGAAAGTGATCTTGGGGATGGCTGGGAAAATGAGGAAGTACATCATGACCCCGAAGAAGTCCGCCTAAAAGCATTACAAATGGGTGCTAATATTATAAAATATGCCTTTGAAAACTAAAATGCAGCTTACTCATTCCCAAAATAAATTCAGTAATAAAAAGTTTCCGGTAACCCTGGTACTGGACCACATTTCAGGAGAAGCGAACATAGGCAGTATCTTTAGGTTAAGTGATGCTTTTCATGTTGAAGAAATTATTTTCTGTGGTACCGAGCCCAATTTAAATAGCAATCGGTTAAAAAAGACTTCCAGAAGTACGCACGAATATGTGAAATTTCAGTTTTCGGAAAATCCTACCGCAATTATCAAGGGTAAAAAAGCCGAAGCTTATAGCATCATTGCACTCGAAATTACCCAAAATAGTGTGCCAATTCAGCAGTTAGAATTAAAACCTTCAGAAAAGGTAGTACTTATTGCCGGTCATGAAAATTTTGGAATTTCAGAAGACTTGTTAAGGCTATGCGACAGCATTGTGCATATTCCTATGTTTGGGAATAATAGCAGCATGAATGTTGCCCAGGCTATAGGAATTTCTCTTTATGAAATCACAAAATGCTTGATTCCTTAATTAAGAAAATCCTATATTTAGCCTGTGAATGCTAAAGAACTTTCTTACGGAATTTTAAGAGCCGCAGGTATCGCACTGGGAATCATGTTAATGCTGTTTTTCCTTTACGAAATCCAGTCGGTTATTGTTTATATTGCAGTTGCTGCAATTATCTCGCTAATCGGGCGACCGGTAGTTATTTTTCTACGCCAACGTCTCAAAATACCTAACCAGATAGCGGTAATTATCGTTTTATTACTGGTTTTGGCAATTTTTGTAGGCATTATTTTGGTATTTGTTCCCATTGTCATTGAACAGAGCCAATATTTGGGGCGTATTGATATCGAAGCTTTTAAAAGTGATCTTAATGACCTAAATGGGCAGATTAATGATTACCTGGGAGTAGAAGAAATCAATATTATAGAAAGCTTAAAAGAAAGTCAGTTTATTCGTAGTCTGGATGTGAGCCTTATTCCAAAGTTTTTAAATAATGTATTCGGAATTTTAGGGGCTACCATTGTTGCTTTGTTTTCAGTGATTTTCATCTCCTTTTTTCTATTAAAGGACAGTAAATTAATGCTAAACAGTATTCTGGTTTTTGCCAACCGTGGAAAAGAGCAAAAATTTGTGCGTGTATTTAACAAAATTAAGATACTGCTTTCCAGATACTTTGTGGGATTAACCATGCAGATTACGGTATTGTTTATTTTATATATGATTTTGCTGACCTTGTTTGAAGTAAATAATCCGGTAGCCATCGCATTTATTTGTGCCTTTTTAAATCTTGTTCCCTATTTAGGGCCGGTTTTCGCCGGAATTTTAATGGCATTGTTTGTGATTTCCAGTAATCTGGGAGCCGATTTCCAGGCTATTATTCTTCCAAAGCTAATCTATGTCATGTTAGGATATGCCATTTGCCAGGTGATCGACAATTTAATTTCACAACCTATGATTTTTGGTGCCAGTGTGAAGTCACATCCGTTAGAAATTTTCCTAATTATTTTAATTGCCGGACTGGTTTTTGGAATTGTGGGAATGGTCGTTGCCGTACCGGTATATACCGCGATAAAAGTAATAGCAAAAGAATCGTTAAGCGATTATAAAATCGTAAAAAGACTAACAAGAGATTTATAATTCCGGTATTATGAATATCGAACTTTTAACTCCAGAAGTTCAACAGTTTGTTACTGAAAATTTAAGGGCAGATGTTTCCGCATTGGTGCTAAAAGGAAGTCCTTTTGAAAACATATCTTCTGCGGAATTGGCCACACAACTGGCAGGAAGAAAAACCGCCGAAAGAAAGCTCCCTCTTTGGTTCAATAACGAACATATTTTATATCCACCAAAATTAAACCTGGAACAAACCTCCTCTCAAATAACTGCGGAATACAAAGCTTCCCTGGTTTCTGGCAAACGTTTAGCCGACCTAACCGGTGGTTTTGGTATCGATAGCTATTTTTTTTCAAAAAAGACAGGAGAAGTCTTCTATAACGAATTAAATAAAGACCTGGCTGCAATCGCAAGACATAATTTTAAAGCTTTAGAAGCGAACAATATCAACGTAAATAGTGATGATGGTTTAGACTTTTTAAAATCTACTGAAATTGAATTGGACTGGATTTACCTGGATCCCGCCAGAAGGGACGATTATGGTGGTAAAGTTTTTCGCCTGACTGATTGTACCCCAGATGTTACTCAAAACCTTCCACTACTTTTTGAGAAATCCGAGCATATTTTAATAAAAACTTCGCCTTTACTCGATCTAAAATTAGGTATTTCTGATCTCGATTTTGTAGCTGAAATTCATATCGTGGCGATAGAAAATGAAGTTAAAGAATTGCTTTGGTTTTTAAAGAAAGGCAATACTTCAGCTTTAAAAATTATCACTAAAAACTTCACAAAAAAAGAAGAGCAGACGTTTACTACTTCGTTTGATGAAAGTGAACGTGCGAATATTGGTCCTCCTGAGGCTTATCTCTATGAACCCAACGCTGCCATAATGAAAAGTCAGTTATTTGGTAAGCTTGCTATGGAATTTCAACTAAAAAAACTTCATCAAAATTCACATCTTTTTACTTCAAAAGAAAACATGAGTTTTCCAGGGAGAAAATTTAAAATTACTGATATACTAGCTTTTGGGTCTAAAGATTTAAAGAAAAGATTTAAGTCCAAAAAAGCGAATATCAGCACCCGTAATTTCCCTCTAGATGTAGAAAGTATTCGAAAGAAATATAAGATCAGGGATGGTGGAATTGATTATTTGTTTTTCACTACAAACCTTAAAGAAGAAAAGATTGTACTGGTTTGTGAAAAAGTATAAATAAGAAGTAAAAAATTTAACGCAACCTTTTTCTTTCTTTTTCATCTAACTTAAAACCAATTAAATGAAGGTAAAATTACTATTTCTGTTTTTGGCCCTAACAGTTTCTACTTACGCCCAAAAACCAGCCGTTAGAATTTTTTATGGATTTTCTGATACAGAAATTAGCGACAATGAGGATCCCAATTATATTTACAAAGATGAAATTGAAAACTTTTATGAATTGGGTGCTGAAATCACATTGCCTTTAAGCTCCAAATTCAACTTGACCTCTGGATTCACCTACTTTTATACAGATATTATAAATGGCGAAAGATTATATTCTGAACGACTATCCAGGGAAATACCTGGAGATAGGTATTCTGATAATGTAATTATTAACTTTGCATATCCTCTTCCAGATAAACAGCTCGAAATTTTATCAATTCCTATCCTTCTGGAATTTAAATTTTGGAACTATTTCTTCCTAAATGCAGGCCCAGTTTTAAGTTTTGAACTAAACGATCCAGATATTGAATACTCTCAAAACGGAATTGGCTATCATTTAGGTTTTGGTGGTCAATATCATTTTGGAAACTTCTTTGTATTTGCAAATCCGTATTTCAAACAATTTGGCACTATAGACTTTAAAGATGAAACGAGAGATCACAATTTAAATCAGTTTGGAGCACATATAGGGATAGGATATCAGTTCTAAATCGATCTTAAGTCGTGAAAAATAACTGGCTTTCGGCTTTCTTTTGGAAATTTTTTCTGAAGTAATATTGAAGCCGATAATTGCTGAATCTCAAGCTTAATTTGTAATTGGTCTCGTAGCTTATTTTGAACCTGTACCAAATTTAAGCCAATGCCTTCTGAAATTTTTATACAAACCTGATCGTTCCCAAATTCATCATTTTTAGCTTCGATAATATAATCTGAAATTCCCAGGGTATTCATCGCTTCCTGAATATGTTGAGGATAAAGCGAAGTTCCCTTAATCTTCAACATTTGCTTTTTACGCCCAAGGACGGGTCCAATTCTACCAGAAGTTCGTCCGCAGATGCATTTCTCTTCAATTCTCATCACCATATCTCCCGTCGCATATCTAATTAAAGGCATACTTTCTACCTGTAACGGGGTCACCACCAACT from Zunongwangia profunda SM-A87 harbors:
- a CDS encoding 16S rRNA (uracil(1498)-N(3))-methyltransferase; amino-acid sequence: MQLFFQPDIEESAQQIVFSREESKHIIKVLRRSEGALLKVTNGKGLLFTAQIINADIKQCVAKIIDTEKQAKPNYWLHLAVAPTKMNDRYEWFLEKATEIGVDEITPVICEHSERKVVKLDRYERVLQSAMKQSLHFRMPKLNEPVDFTAFIEKQFEAEKFIAHCEDDQPRVLLQHAATAVADTLILIGPEGDFSPEEIRLALTNKFSPVSLGSNRLRTETAAIVACHTINLLNETK
- a CDS encoding DUF4159 domain-containing protein gives rise to the protein MLKKCILIFIFIFGIHGMNAQKIALLKYNGGGDWYANPTALPNLIDFCNTHIATSLDQKPVTVTPGGPEIFMYPFVHMTGHGNVVFSESEAENLRNYLLGGGFLHIDDNYGMRQYLTTALKTVFPEKELQELPASHPIFHSQFEFSKGLPKIHEHDGKRPQAFGIFDNGRLVLLFTFESDLGDGWENEEVHHDPEEVRLKALQMGANIIKYAFEN
- a CDS encoding TrmH family RNA methyltransferase — translated: MKTKMQLTHSQNKFSNKKFPVTLVLDHISGEANIGSIFRLSDAFHVEEIIFCGTEPNLNSNRLKKTSRSTHEYVKFQFSENPTAIIKGKKAEAYSIIALEITQNSVPIQQLELKPSEKVVLIAGHENFGISEDLLRLCDSIVHIPMFGNNSSMNVAQAIGISLYEITKCLIP
- a CDS encoding AI-2E family transporter, with product MNAKELSYGILRAAGIALGIMLMLFFLYEIQSVIVYIAVAAIISLIGRPVVIFLRQRLKIPNQIAVIIVLLLVLAIFVGIILVFVPIVIEQSQYLGRIDIEAFKSDLNDLNGQINDYLGVEEINIIESLKESQFIRSLDVSLIPKFLNNVFGILGATIVALFSVIFISFFLLKDSKLMLNSILVFANRGKEQKFVRVFNKIKILLSRYFVGLTMQITVLFILYMILLTLFEVNNPVAIAFICAFLNLVPYLGPVFAGILMALFVISSNLGADFQAIILPKLIYVMLGYAICQVIDNLISQPMIFGASVKSHPLEIFLIILIAGLVFGIVGMVVAVPVYTAIKVIAKESLSDYKIVKRLTRDL
- a CDS encoding THUMP-like domain-containing protein, which gives rise to MNIELLTPEVQQFVTENLRADVSALVLKGSPFENISSAELATQLAGRKTAERKLPLWFNNEHILYPPKLNLEQTSSQITAEYKASLVSGKRLADLTGGFGIDSYFFSKKTGEVFYNELNKDLAAIARHNFKALEANNINVNSDDGLDFLKSTEIELDWIYLDPARRDDYGGKVFRLTDCTPDVTQNLPLLFEKSEHILIKTSPLLDLKLGISDLDFVAEIHIVAIENEVKELLWFLKKGNTSALKIITKNFTKKEEQTFTTSFDESERANIGPPEAYLYEPNAAIMKSQLFGKLAMEFQLKKLHQNSHLFTSKENMSFPGRKFKITDILAFGSKDLKKRFKSKKANISTRNFPLDVESIRKKYKIRDGGIDYLFFTTNLKEEKIVLVCEKV